The genomic segment CCCCACCGCTGACCAGCAACATGGACTGCCCGCTGTGCGCCCACGCCACCCCCGCATTGCCACCGCCCACGGTGGCGGCTTTGGTCCATGTGCACGATGCACGCGCTTTCATCGTGCAGGCCTTGCCCGAGGCGCTGCTGTTGGCCCGCACTGCTCCGCCACTGCCTTCTCGCGGACCTCCGAACTCCTCTCTTTGATCTCCAAGCGGGCATAGCGCATTAGCTGCTGCCCCTTTTTGGTTGGCGACCTGCTTCTTGCAGGAACTCGCCTGCGATCTTTGAAGGAAAAACTGTGATTAATTATTTCTCTCCTCGCGGAGCAAAGCGCGGCATCGTTTTGGCTGGAGCTACGGCTTTGCTATGGGCCTGCTGGGCCATCGGCTACATACAAGGCTTTTCTGGGGGCAGTGCCCCTGAGGTCATTTGGATATTGAATTAATTTAGAAAGAATCAAATGAAAAAACTTAACTTAACCCCAATTGCGGCTGTTACCGTAGGATTCTTATCGGTTGGTGCACATGCGCAGGCAACTAAAACAGATGCAACTTTGCCTGCGATCACGGTCACAGCTGATCGCGTTGATGGATATGTTGTGCCGACCTCGAGCACGGCAACCAAGACGGACACCCCCATTGAGAACATCCCCCAGACGGTTGTCGTTGTGCCGAGGCAGGTGATTGAAGATCAGGGTGCAACAAAGCTCTCGGACGTCACCACCAACGTCAGCAATGTCCAGCATTTCGACCAGCGGGACTTTTCAACCGTCACAAGTTTCAAGATTCGTGGTTTCAATGCGGCGGTGGTGGTGGACGGCGTGGCAAGCCCTGGCTACTTCAGCAACCTTGAGCCCGTCTACAACATGGAGCAGGTGGATGTGGTGAAGGGTCCGGGTGGTGCTCTTTATGCCACGTCACAATCCACTGGTGCCGATAGTGTTGGCGGGATGATTGGCATCACTACCAAAGCACCTGGTCCAGATGCCATACGTCAAGTGGGTTTCAGGGTGGGGTCATACAACGACAGGGCGTACTTCGCTGACCTGAATCAGCCCATCAATGAAACGTTGGGGGTGCGCCTCGTCGTTCAAAAGCAATCGGCAGACAGCGAGACTGATCGTGTCAGTTCTCAGCAAACCTTCATTGCCCCCAGTTTGGCTCTCAATATTGACCGCGATCGCAAGTTTGTGCTCCGACTCAAGCACGTTGAGAACGATTGGCATGACTCGGTTGGTTTACCCACCCAGACTGCAGCCCGCAATGGAAACTTGACTGCAGAGGGCATTCCAAAGAGCACGATGAACGCTGACTCGATCAACGCGCATTACACCCAGCGCTTGAATGACACTTGGAAGTTTGACTTTGTGGTTGCAGAAACGCGCGCCAAGTTTGATCAACGGGCGATGTTTTATCTATCACCAAATTCCGCTGCTCCAAATGCCGCACCGGGAGGCGAGGCCGCGCGGCTTTGGCAGGACATGAAGACAACGGTAATTTCACCAACGTTGACTTCAAAATTTGATACGAGCTCGGCGAAACATACTCTGCTACTTGGGGCAGAGGAGGTCAAGACTCGCGATTATGGATTTGTTGCTATTGACCCATTTGGCGCACTCTTCTGCATGGGTGGCGTTGCGTGCACCTATTCCGTTTACTCTGCGCCGTATGCTGCATGGGTTGAGCCAACATCTCCAACCAACCCGTATAACAAAGTCTCAAGCACGACACATGCTCTTTACGTCCAAGATCAAATCGAAATAGGTCGCTGGCATTTTCAAGCGGGGCTCAGGTATGCACGCATGAAGATCAGTGACTACTACGCCGGTTTTCCTACCGACCCTGCTGGACTCACTGCGGGTCACGACGACAAGGATACGTTCTCAAAATTGTTGCCGCGTGTAGGGGCTGTGTTTGACATCACTGATAACGCTTCCATGTTTGCAGGTTACGGTGAGGGAATGAAGGTCCCTTTGGGGGGGCTTTACGACCCCAGTGCGAAGCGAAAACCTGAAGAATCAAACCAAACAGAAATCGGTTTTCGGTTAAAAGATTGGTACGGTCTAACTGCAACCTTGGCATGGTTCGATCTTACGAGACGCAACGTCCCGACATCCGGCCCTGCCCCGAATTACTACATCTACCAAGTAGGCGAACAGAACTCAAAGGGCATTGACCTGAACTTGGCTTGGAAAGCAAGCAAAAGCCTGACGGTCCTTGCTGGCTTGAGCGACCAGAAAGCCATCACCGTAGAGAACCAATACAGCGCAGCAAGTGTTGGGAAGACTCTACAAAACGTGCCTGCCCAAACCGCCAGATTAGCCATGCGCTACGACATTCGTGAGGGGGAGCTTGCCGGTTTGGGTTTTGGACTCGGTTTGCGCCATCACTCAAAGTTGGCTGCCGATTCCAGCAACACCAACTTCACGCCGGCAGTTACCGTTTATGACTCGCAAGTCTCCTACCGTATGAAGGGTGTGAGTTTGAATTTGGCAATCAATAACTTACTGGATAAAAAGTATGTGGTTCCAAGCAGTCAATCATCGAGTGCTGGGCCCCTGTACTTTCCAGCACTACGTCGGACAGCAATGCTGACTGCCACAATGGACTTTTAAGGACGACCATGGACCGACGAACATTTAATCTTGTAGCGCTGTTGGCTGGCATGTTTCGCGTGACATCAGCAGCAAAGGCAAGCAGTAGCGGCGAACATGATCATGCAACTGGATTCTTCATGCAGAAGTATCCCGACCTTGTAGGTGGGGATGAGGTCACCATCGGCATGGTCGTTTATCCGGGCATGTTCTTATTAGATCTCGTCGGTCCACTCGCGGTATTTGAGTCTTTGCTGAATCGCAAAATTCACTTGCTTTGGAAGGACACCCAGCCCGTTGGCGGGACATCAGGCGCCAGCACCGTGCTCATACCTGTTACGCCAACCATGACATTCGCAGACTGCCCTAAGGCTCTGGACCTTTTGTTTGTTCCAGGTGGCGTTAATGGAACCCTCCAAATGATGGAAGACCCGGTTGTACTGCAGTTCCTGGCAGATCAAGCGCCAAGATCGAAGTACGTAGCGAGTGTGTGCACTGGATCGTTGATTTTGGGAGCTGCCGGGTTATTGAAAGGCTACCGAGCAACTTCCCATTGGATGACGATCGATGCATTGAGAGAACTGGGGGCAACGCCTGTTAAGAAGCGTGTCGTTGTTGACCGCAATCGGATCACGGGTGGTGGCGTCACTGCGGGCATGGATTTTGGTTTGGCGCTGGTTGCACTGCTGCGAAACCGTACCTACGCAGAAGCGGTACAACTCTATCTTGAGTACGACCCGAAGCCTCCGTTCAATGCAGGTTCCCCAGATACCGCCCCCAAACGGGTCAAGGAGTTTCTGGATGACATGCTTGGGCAGGTCAGTTCAACTTCAATTGATGCAGCAAAACGAGCGAGGGGTAAGTGGAAGGATTAGTTTGAGCCTTCGATACCGCCAAAAAAGAGGGTAAAGCATCAGGGTGGAAGGCTGGTTAGCTGGAACTGAAAGCGTCTTCAGGTAAGCTTTGCAGACCACTTTCCAAGGAACTGCCATGAGCGAACCTTCTGCCTTCGGCTTTGGCCAATTCGTGCCAGGCTTTGACTTTTTGCAAAACCTGTCTAAAACCGCCTCGCCAGCTCAGCCTGCGGCGGCGGCTGGCATGCCCGGTATGGCCAGCTGGGTGGCACCCACGCTCAGCATCGAAGACATCGACAAACGCATTCAAGAGTTGAAGTCGGTGCTTTTTTGGCTCGAGCAAAACACCACGGCGCTCAAGGCCACCATCCAAGCGATGGAGGTGCAAAAAATGACCTTGTCCACGCTGCAGAGCATGAATGTCAGCATGACCGATCTGGCCAAGGCCTTCACGGCCAAAGCGCCTGCACCCGTGCCTGAGCCGCCAGCTGCTGCATCCCAACCTGTGACGCCACCGGCCGCGCCTGAGCCAAAACCCGTTCAACCAGAGGATGCGGCCAATAAAGCGCCTGAAGAACCTGCGAATGGGCCCGCTTCGGCCAAGCCTGCGGTGGACCCGATGCAGTGGTGGGGGGCCTTGACCCAGCAGTTTCAAAACATTGCCACCGCGGCCGTCAAAGACGTGGCCGCCGAAGCCATGAAGACGGGCATGACAGCCAAAGGGGCCAGCACGTCAGCCCCTGGTAAAAAACCAAGCCCTGCCAAAAAGGCCGTGGCCAAGAAGTCAGCCGCTGCCAAAACCAAACCGCTTGCCAAATCTGCGCCGCGCAAGCCAGCCGCCAAGCGCAAAGCGCCATGAAGTTGTTTCCGAGTGGGCACGCCACCCACCCGCAGTGGCGCATGGCCGCTGGCCTGGTGCTGGCGCAGTTGCGTGCCCAGATGGGTTTGCCCGATTACGCCAGCCAACCCCGTTTGGGCTTGCTCTACATCACCGACCATTACGCGCCCGAGGCGCAAGCGCTGCTCGACCACCTGCGCCAGGCCTTGCCCGAGGTGACTGACTGGGCGGGTACGGTGGGCATTGGCGTGGCGGTGAACAACGCCGAGTACTTCGACGAACCCGCCATGGCGCTCATGCTGTGCGACCTCACGCCCGAGCAATACCGCGTGTTTTCGGGGGTCTCGCCGCTGCCATCGGGCTGGGCCGATGCGGCCTTGGTGCACGCCGACCCCAACACACCCGACCTGGCCGAGCTGATCAAAGAGATGGCCGAGCGCACGCAGCAAGGCTATTTGTTTGGCGGTTTGAGCGCCACCCGCACGCGCAGCGTGCAGTTTGCGGTGCGGGCCGAAGATGCGGGTGGCTCAGAGGTGCACGGCGGTGTCCTCCAAGGTGGCTTGAGTGGCGTGGCCTTTTCACCCGATGTGGCGCTTTTGTCGCGCGTGACGCAAGGCTGCCAGCCTGTGGCCCCCGAACGCGAGATCACCGAATCCGAGGACCATGTGGTGCTCCAGTTGGCGGGAGAGCCTGCGCTGGACGTCATGTTGGCCGATTTGGACATCAGCCTGAAGGACCCCCAAAAAGCCATTGCCGTGGTGCGCTCCACGCTGGTCGGCCTGAGTGCGCCCGGGCAATCTGGCGTGGGCCGTGCAGGCAATCTGGGCCACGACGTTCGGGTGCGCCACATCATCGGCCTGGACCCTGGGCGCCAAGGCGTGGCGATTGCCGAGCACTTGGAGCCGGGCATGCGTTTGACGTTTTGCCGTCGCGATGTGCAAGCGGCCCGCGCCGACTTGGTGCGCGTGTGCGCTGAAATTCGCGAAGCGCTGGAGCCTGAGATGCTGTCCATCGAGGCCATCAACGCCATGAGCGATGACCCGGTGCCCACGGTGCCCCAAGCGCGCCAGCGCATGGCGGGCGCTGTGTATGTGAGCTGCACTGGGCGTGGTGGCCCGCACTTTGGCGGCCCCAACGCCGAGATGCAGATCATTCGGCATGCTTTGGGCGATGTGCCGCTGGTGGGTTTTTTTGCCGCCGGCGAGATTGCGCGCAAGCAGCTCTATGGTTACACCGGGGTGTTGACGGTGTTCACCACCGATTGATCACACACCGCGTGCCCGATCCGTCTTGAACTGGGCCCGGAAGGCGCTGAACTGACCCGCGTCCAGCGATTCGCGCACTTCGCGCATCAGGTTCAGGTAGTAGTGCAGGTTGTGGATGGTGGTCAGCATGGGGCCGAGCATTTCGCCGCAGCGGTCCAGGTGGTGCATGTAAGCACGGCTGAAACCGTCTCGGCCACCGTTGTCCCACGACACGCCAGATGTTCCCGCGCAGGCATGGCAAGTGCAGCTGGTGTCCAGCGGTTGCGGGTCGTTTTTGTGGCGGGCGTTGCGCAGTTTCAGGTCGCCAAAGCGGGTGAACACCGTGCCGTTGCGGGCGTTGCGGGTGGGCATCACGCAGTCGAACATGTCCACGCCGTCGGCCACGCCTTGCACCAGGTCTTCGGGCGTGCCGACGCCCATCAGATAGCGTGGTTTGTGGGCGGGCAGGCGGTGCGGCGTGTGCGCCATGATTTGCAGCATCAGGTCTTTGGGCTCGCCCACGCTCACGCCGCCAATCGCGTAACCCGGAAAGTCCATCTCCACCAATGCGTCCAGCGATTCCTGCCGCAGGTTTTCAAACATGCCGCCTTGCACAATGCCAAACAGCGCGTTGGGGTTTTCCAAGCGTGCAAACTCATCCTTGCTGCGCACGGCCCAGCGGCGGCTCATCTCCATGGACTTGCGGGCCTCAAGCTCGGTGGTCAGGTGCCCCTTGGTCTCGTAAGGCGTGCACTCGTCGAGTTGCATCACGATGTCGGAGTTCAGAATGGTCTGGATCTGCATGCTCACCTCGGGCGACATGAACAGTTTGTCGCCGTTCACGGGAGAAGCAAAGGTCACGCCTTCTTCGGTGATCTTGCGCATGTCGCCCAGCGACCAGACCTGAAACCCGCCTGAATCGGTCAGGATGGGTTTGTCCCATTTTTCAAACGGGTGCAGGCCGCCAAAGCCCTTCATGATGTCCAGCCCCGGGCGCATCCACAGGTGGAAGGTGTTGCCCAAAATGATCTGCGCGCCCATTTCGTGCAGGCTGCGCGGCATCACGCCCTTGACGGTGCCATAGGTTCCGACCGGCATGAAGATGGGCGTTTGCACCACGCCATGGTTGAGGGTCAGTGTGCCGCGACGGGCGTGGCTGGAGGTGTCGGTTTTGAGCAGGTCGAATTGGA from the Limnohabitans sp. 2KL-27 genome contains:
- a CDS encoding DUF2946 family protein — translated: MHRSHPFFHSLSRLVLVWYVLFVGVSVLAATLQPKTMEVVCSAMGIMKVVVQGEGEAPPLTSNMDCPLCAHATPALPPPTVAALVHVHDARAFIVQALPEALLLARTAPPLPSRGPPNSSL
- a CDS encoding TonB-dependent siderophore receptor — its product is MKKLNLTPIAAVTVGFLSVGAHAQATKTDATLPAITVTADRVDGYVVPTSSTATKTDTPIENIPQTVVVVPRQVIEDQGATKLSDVTTNVSNVQHFDQRDFSTVTSFKIRGFNAAVVVDGVASPGYFSNLEPVYNMEQVDVVKGPGGALYATSQSTGADSVGGMIGITTKAPGPDAIRQVGFRVGSYNDRAYFADLNQPINETLGVRLVVQKQSADSETDRVSSQQTFIAPSLALNIDRDRKFVLRLKHVENDWHDSVGLPTQTAARNGNLTAEGIPKSTMNADSINAHYTQRLNDTWKFDFVVAETRAKFDQRAMFYLSPNSAAPNAAPGGEAARLWQDMKTTVISPTLTSKFDTSSAKHTLLLGAEEVKTRDYGFVAIDPFGALFCMGGVACTYSVYSAPYAAWVEPTSPTNPYNKVSSTTHALYVQDQIEIGRWHFQAGLRYARMKISDYYAGFPTDPAGLTAGHDDKDTFSKLLPRVGAVFDITDNASMFAGYGEGMKVPLGGLYDPSAKRKPEESNQTEIGFRLKDWYGLTATLAWFDLTRRNVPTSGPAPNYYIYQVGEQNSKGIDLNLAWKASKSLTVLAGLSDQKAITVENQYSAASVGKTLQNVPAQTARLAMRYDIREGELAGLGFGLGLRHHSKLAADSSNTNFTPAVTVYDSQVSYRMKGVSLNLAINNLLDKKYVVPSSQSSSAGPLYFPALRRTAMLTATMDF
- a CDS encoding DJ-1/PfpI family protein, producing MDRRTFNLVALLAGMFRVTSAAKASSSGEHDHATGFFMQKYPDLVGGDEVTIGMVVYPGMFLLDLVGPLAVFESLLNRKIHLLWKDTQPVGGTSGASTVLIPVTPTMTFADCPKALDLLFVPGGVNGTLQMMEDPVVLQFLADQAPRSKYVASVCTGSLILGAAGLLKGYRATSHWMTIDALRELGATPVKKRVVVDRNRITGGGVTAGMDFGLALVALLRNRTYAEAVQLYLEYDPKPPFNAGSPDTAPKRVKEFLDDMLGQVSSTSIDAAKRARGKWKD
- a CDS encoding PhaM family polyhydroxyalkanoate granule multifunctional regulatory protein; translated protein: MSEPSAFGFGQFVPGFDFLQNLSKTASPAQPAAAAGMPGMASWVAPTLSIEDIDKRIQELKSVLFWLEQNTTALKATIQAMEVQKMTLSTLQSMNVSMTDLAKAFTAKAPAPVPEPPAAASQPVTPPAAPEPKPVQPEDAANKAPEEPANGPASAKPAVDPMQWWGALTQQFQNIATAAVKDVAAEAMKTGMTAKGASTSAPGKKPSPAKKAVAKKSAAAKTKPLAKSAPRKPAAKRKAP
- a CDS encoding FIST N-terminal domain-containing protein is translated as MKLFPSGHATHPQWRMAAGLVLAQLRAQMGLPDYASQPRLGLLYITDHYAPEAQALLDHLRQALPEVTDWAGTVGIGVAVNNAEYFDEPAMALMLCDLTPEQYRVFSGVSPLPSGWADAALVHADPNTPDLAELIKEMAERTQQGYLFGGLSATRTRSVQFAVRAEDAGGSEVHGGVLQGGLSGVAFSPDVALLSRVTQGCQPVAPEREITESEDHVVLQLAGEPALDVMLADLDISLKDPQKAIAVVRSTLVGLSAPGQSGVGRAGNLGHDVRVRHIIGLDPGRQGVAIAEHLEPGMRLTFCRRDVQAARADLVRVCAEIREALEPEMLSIEAINAMSDDPVPTVPQARQRMAGAVYVSCTGRGGPHFGGPNAEMQIIRHALGDVPLVGFFAAGEIARKQLYGYTGVLTVFTTD
- the tgt gene encoding tRNA guanosine(34) transglycosylase Tgt yields the protein MLQFDLLKTDTSSHARRGTLTLNHGVVQTPIFMPVGTYGTVKGVMPRSLHEMGAQIILGNTFHLWMRPGLDIMKGFGGLHPFEKWDKPILTDSGGFQVWSLGDMRKITEEGVTFASPVNGDKLFMSPEVSMQIQTILNSDIVMQLDECTPYETKGHLTTELEARKSMEMSRRWAVRSKDEFARLENPNALFGIVQGGMFENLRQESLDALVEMDFPGYAIGGVSVGEPKDLMLQIMAHTPHRLPAHKPRYLMGVGTPEDLVQGVADGVDMFDCVMPTRNARNGTVFTRFGDLKLRNARHKNDPQPLDTSCTCHACAGTSGVSWDNGGRDGFSRAYMHHLDRCGEMLGPMLTTIHNLHYYLNLMREVRESLDAGQFSAFRAQFKTDRARGV